One Bacillota bacterium DNA segment encodes these proteins:
- a CDS encoding DeoR/GlpR transcriptional regulator, with protein sequence MARMLSVSRRQEILDLIRRDGTVSVSQLSRLFGVSEVTIRTDLKVLAEKGYIVRSHGGASSPQLEVNGQLPSRVREGMLPEEKARIGATAARLVYPGDVISLDSSTTALQLARRVKSIRNLTVVTNSLEVMIELSGIQSLTVVGVGGILSETTRSFLGPMAEEGISKIHVNKAFISPKGVSVTFGLSDYSPLEGQIRRKMMDVADKVIMLADHSKFNQLLFSSFAPLDSVDMVVTDAPPPPEFADFLSKKGIEIVVAAGEIYGAVAAE encoded by the coding sequence ATGGCGAGGATGCTATCAGTCTCACGGAGGCAAGAAATACTGGATCTCATCAGACGGGATGGGACGGTAAGCGTTTCGCAATTGAGCCGGCTTTTTGGGGTGTCCGAGGTTACCATTCGCACGGACCTAAAGGTCCTGGCAGAAAAAGGCTACATAGTGCGTTCGCATGGAGGAGCGAGTTCCCCCCAGCTTGAGGTCAACGGACAGTTGCCGTCTCGGGTGCGCGAAGGGATGCTTCCTGAGGAGAAGGCGCGCATAGGCGCTACCGCGGCCAGATTGGTGTATCCGGGGGATGTTATTAGCCTTGATTCTAGTACCACTGCATTGCAGCTGGCAAGGCGCGTCAAATCCATAAGGAACTTGACAGTTGTCACGAATTCACTCGAGGTGATGATCGAGTTAAGCGGGATCCAAAGCCTTACGGTCGTCGGTGTAGGCGGGATCTTGAGTGAGACAACGAGGTCATTTCTTGGGCCTATGGCGGAGGAAGGGATATCTAAGATTCATGTTAACAAAGCCTTTATTTCTCCCAAAGGGGTGTCGGTGACATTCGGGCTATCTGATTACAGCCCCCTTGAGGGGCAGATCCGCCGGAAAATGATGGATGTTGCGGATAAGGTTATCATGCTGGCGGATCATAGTAAATTCAATCAACTGCTGTTTAGTAGTTTTGCGCCTTTGGATTCCGTTGATATGGTTGTGACTGACGCGCCCCCGCCGCCTGAGTTCGCCGACTTCCTTTCTAAGAAGGGGATAGAAATTGTCGTGGCCGCGGGGGAGATTTACGGAGCTGTTGCCGCAGAATGA
- a CDS encoding fumarylacetoacetate hydrolase family protein, whose translation MKLGSFRYDGRTFVGTIFEPAQSEIGQAVVDLQAAFIAYLRERGESDPQALGKAALPDDILGFLRGGKRCLDCARIALGYVEESWHLDPDAFRQAASEGDRPIVHRRDSVRLMAPVPCPPKLICIGLNYRDHAREANSPIPKAPVLFSKFCNAIAGPNDPIIIPKVSSEIDYEAELAIVIGKQGKHISRDDALGYVAGYTILNDISARDLQMSEGQWLKGKTLDSFAPMGPFLITSDEIPNPGELDIKLWLNGALMQDSNTRELIFDVPALIEYISNLMTLTPGDVIATGTPSGVGFTRKPPIFLKPGDTVSIEIERLGTLTNPVIAEENDQ comes from the coding sequence ATGAAATTAGGCAGTTTCAGGTATGATGGACGAACCTTTGTTGGGACTATATTTGAACCAGCGCAGTCCGAGATTGGGCAGGCGGTGGTTGATCTTCAGGCGGCTTTCATCGCCTACCTCAGGGAACGTGGAGAGTCAGATCCGCAAGCTCTTGGCAAAGCGGCCTTGCCGGACGATATCCTCGGGTTTCTTCGCGGCGGCAAACGGTGCCTCGATTGCGCAAGGATTGCTCTTGGGTATGTGGAAGAGTCATGGCATCTGGATCCCGATGCGTTCCGGCAAGCGGCAAGTGAAGGCGATCGCCCAATAGTGCATAGGAGAGATTCCGTGAGACTTATGGCGCCAGTTCCTTGCCCGCCAAAGCTGATCTGTATTGGGTTAAACTATCGAGATCATGCCAGAGAAGCCAACTCGCCGATTCCGAAAGCCCCTGTCCTGTTTTCAAAGTTTTGCAATGCCATCGCAGGACCTAATGACCCCATAATCATCCCCAAGGTCTCTAGTGAGATAGACTATGAGGCGGAATTAGCCATTGTAATAGGCAAACAAGGCAAGCATATTTCCCGCGATGATGCTCTGGGTTATGTAGCCGGCTATACCATCTTAAACGATATAAGCGCAAGAGATCTTCAAATGAGCGAAGGCCAGTGGTTGAAGGGCAAGACCCTCGACTCCTTCGCGCCAATGGGGCCTTTCCTTATAACCAGTGATGAAATCCCAAACCCCGGGGAGCTTGACATAAAGCTCTGGCTCAACGGCGCCCTCATGCAGGATTCAAACACAAGAGAGCTGATCTTTGATGTCCCCGCTCTTATTGAATACATATCGAACCTCATGACGCTTACGCCCGGAGATGTGATAGCCACAGGTACACCCTCCGGTGTCGGATTCACGCGTAAGCCGCCAATATTCCTCAAGCCCGGGGATACGGTGTCGATTGAGATCGAGAGATTGGGCACCCTGACGAATCCTGTGATAGCAGAGGAGAATGACCAGTAG
- the pckA gene encoding phosphoenolpyruvate carboxykinase (ATP) has protein sequence MVPGFKNAHRNMAVSALIEKAITRGEGILTSTGALNILGGKYTGRSPGDKFIVDEPGIHDQINWGSTNVPFDPAKFDELYHRLLSYLQRREVFVFDGFVGAHPKYRMPIRVVNEFAWQNAFAHQLFLRPSPEELDYFEPDFTVISAPGFKAVPKTDGTRSEAFVIISFERKLVIIGGTSYAGEIKKSIFTVMNYLLPQRGVFSMHCSANVGCDGDVALFFGLSGTGKTTLSADPMRFLIGDDEHGWCDDGVFNLEGGCYAKCIRLSRENEPQIWDSIKFGAILENVDIDPVTREPDFNSERYTENTRAAYPVDFIPGAVKNGFAGHPRTVIFLTADAFGVIPPVSKLSREQSMYHFLLGYTSKLAGTERGVTEPQATFSSCFGAPFLPLPPIAYARLLGERIEKHNVSVYLVNTGWSGGPYGIGKRIGIKHTRAMIRAILEGALEPEKVRFTLHPIFNVMVPESCPGVPEEILDPEKVWPSAEAYQRQARELAARFAAAFKNLKDVPPGVAEAGPRVE, from the coding sequence ATGGTTCCCGGGTTTAAGAACGCTCACCGCAACATGGCCGTTTCGGCTCTTATTGAGAAGGCCATCACGCGAGGAGAAGGCATATTAACATCAACAGGCGCGTTGAATATCCTGGGAGGAAAATATACAGGGCGGTCGCCCGGTGATAAGTTCATAGTGGATGAACCCGGTATACATGATCAGATTAATTGGGGTTCAACTAATGTCCCTTTTGACCCGGCCAAATTCGACGAGCTTTACCATCGCCTGTTATCTTACCTTCAGAGGCGGGAGGTATTTGTTTTTGATGGTTTCGTAGGCGCTCATCCTAAATACCGGATGCCTATTCGCGTGGTGAATGAGTTCGCCTGGCAAAATGCTTTCGCTCATCAACTCTTTCTCAGACCTTCCCCTGAGGAACTTGATTATTTTGAGCCTGATTTCACCGTGATCAGCGCTCCTGGTTTCAAGGCCGTTCCCAAGACAGACGGGACAAGATCAGAGGCATTCGTTATCATTAGTTTCGAGAGGAAATTGGTTATAATAGGCGGAACAAGCTATGCAGGGGAGATAAAGAAATCGATATTCACCGTGATGAACTATCTCCTGCCACAACGGGGTGTCTTTTCCATGCATTGTTCTGCCAACGTGGGATGTGATGGAGATGTGGCTTTGTTCTTTGGCCTTTCCGGCACGGGCAAGACTACCCTGTCTGCTGATCCCATGAGATTCCTCATTGGCGATGATGAACATGGATGGTGCGATGATGGAGTCTTCAACCTTGAAGGCGGTTGCTACGCAAAATGCATTCGCCTATCCAGGGAGAATGAGCCACAGATCTGGGATTCAATCAAATTTGGCGCAATTCTCGAAAATGTTGATATAGACCCGGTGACGCGTGAACCTGATTTCAATAGCGAGAGATACACCGAAAACACGCGAGCTGCATACCCTGTCGATTTCATTCCCGGCGCGGTGAAAAACGGATTTGCAGGCCATCCGAGGACGGTGATCTTCCTTACCGCTGACGCATTTGGCGTAATCCCGCCCGTGTCAAAGCTTTCGCGTGAACAAAGCATGTACCACTTTCTTTTGGGCTATACCAGCAAACTGGCTGGTACCGAACGTGGGGTCACCGAACCTCAAGCTACCTTCTCCTCCTGCTTCGGAGCGCCATTTCTGCCCTTGCCGCCTATAGCCTATGCGAGACTTCTGGGGGAGAGAATCGAAAAGCATAATGTCTCCGTCTATCTGGTGAATACCGGATGGTCCGGCGGTCCCTATGGGATCGGCAAAAGGATTGGTATCAAACATACTCGTGCCATGATCCGAGCAATTCTGGAGGGCGCCCTGGAGCCGGAAAAAGTGAGATTTACACTCCACCCGATCTTCAATGTTATGGTTCCAGAGAGCTGCCCAGGCGTGCCGGAAGAGATTCTTGATCCTGAGAAGGTCTGGCCATCAGCCGAAGCCTATCAGAGACAGGCGCGCGAGCTTGCCGCGCGTTTCGCCGCAGCATTCAAGAATCTCAAGGATGTGCCCCCCGGGGTGGCGGAGGCCGGGCCGAGGGTCGAATAG
- a CDS encoding aminotransferase class I/II-fold pyridoxal phosphate-dependent enzyme: MNSLQRRLNAYCSRANKLKQENLYFYLQQIDSLHDARVTIGGREMLMFSSYSYLGLIDHPKIKAAAQEAVKEFGTGTHGVRILAGTTRLHVELEKRLAEFNRTEDAIAFSSGFIGNVATISSFVGKGDAVIVDQLSHASLVDGCRLSGADFLWFKHNDPSDLDRVLGEAKETHRGLLVIVDAVYSMDGDIAPVPDLIELCRKHDAWLLVDEAHSLGVLGETGHGIQEYFGLAPGEIDILTGSLSKTIPAVGGYVAGRADFISFLKHTARGFVFSAALPPAAVAAAKAALDVIEEEPWRRSKLKGNIDRFVGGLKRLGFNTLGTKSSVIPIVIGNETTTLRMTRLLHDDGVFICPILPPAVPPKTCRLRANVLASHTTEDIDYVLDALSRARSRLGLDTEPNLTVESAAR; encoded by the coding sequence GTGAATTCCCTTCAACGACGATTAAATGCCTACTGCAGCAGGGCAAACAAGCTCAAGCAGGAAAATCTCTATTTTTATCTGCAGCAGATTGACTCTTTACATGATGCCAGGGTAACCATAGGCGGACGAGAAATGCTGATGTTTTCCTCATATAGCTACCTCGGCCTCATCGACCATCCCAAGATAAAGGCGGCGGCCCAGGAAGCCGTGAAGGAATTCGGGACCGGGACCCACGGAGTTCGTATCCTGGCGGGCACCACCAGGCTTCATGTCGAGCTAGAGAAAAGGTTGGCGGAGTTCAACAGGACAGAAGATGCTATCGCATTCAGCAGCGGGTTCATAGGCAATGTGGCCACGATTTCTTCTTTTGTGGGTAAAGGCGATGCCGTTATCGTCGATCAACTCAGCCACGCGAGCCTAGTGGATGGCTGCCGGCTCTCCGGAGCTGACTTCCTCTGGTTCAAACATAACGATCCGTCTGACCTCGATAGGGTGCTTGGGGAGGCAAAAGAGACTCACCGTGGGCTACTGGTGATCGTTGACGCCGTATACAGCATGGATGGAGATATTGCTCCCGTGCCGGATCTTATCGAGCTCTGCAGAAAGCATGACGCCTGGCTCTTGGTAGATGAAGCTCATTCTCTTGGCGTTCTAGGGGAAACAGGTCACGGGATTCAGGAATACTTCGGCCTCGCGCCCGGAGAAATCGATATACTTACAGGCTCTCTAAGCAAGACGATCCCCGCCGTAGGCGGGTATGTGGCCGGTAGGGCCGACTTCATCTCTTTCCTCAAACATACAGCAAGGGGTTTTGTATTCTCGGCAGCACTTCCTCCGGCTGCCGTGGCCGCCGCAAAGGCTGCGCTGGATGTAATCGAGGAGGAGCCATGGCGGAGGAGTAAACTCAAAGGAAATATCGACAGATTCGTAGGCGGCTTGAAAAGACTGGGCTTCAACACCCTAGGGACCAAGAGCTCTGTGATCCCCATTGTGATAGGGAACGAAACCACGACCCTTCGGATGACAAGACTCCTCCATGATGATGGGGTATTCATATGTCCGATACTCCCACCTGCAGTGCCACCCAAGACGTGTAGGCTGCGGGCAAATGTGCTGGCCTCACATACAACCGAAGATATCGACTATGTCCTGGATGCGCTCAGCAGAGCCCGCTCAAGGCTGGGCCTCGATACTGAGCCAAATCTCACTGTTGAGTCTGCGGCACGCTGA
- a CDS encoding carbohydrate ABC transporter permease: MIQRKAMNTALAYTVVSLGAIIMILPFFWMVSTSLKVYEQQVTFPPTWIPNPVTFLNYVHVWKLVPLAHYYFNSIKITVFVLLGQILSCSLAAFALARLRFKGREFMFVLILVTMMLPYQVTIIPRFLLMKALGWLDTYYPFTVTAFFGGAFNTFLLRQYLMTLPSELDEAARVDGCTPFQTYWRITLPLVKPALLTVGIFTFMGSWNDFFGPLIYISSSDKYTLQLGLAFLRNYGDVEMGLLMAASVVAVLPILIIYFLGQSYFVEGIALTGLKE; encoded by the coding sequence GTGATTCAACGGAAGGCGATGAATACCGCTCTTGCCTATACGGTGGTCTCTCTGGGCGCGATCATTATGATCCTCCCATTCTTCTGGATGGTGTCCACCTCATTGAAGGTCTATGAGCAGCAGGTCACATTTCCACCGACATGGATCCCAAACCCTGTGACCTTTTTGAATTACGTGCATGTGTGGAAGCTCGTCCCGCTGGCGCATTATTATTTTAACAGTATCAAGATCACTGTATTTGTCCTTCTGGGTCAGATTTTGTCGTGCTCGCTTGCAGCCTTTGCGCTGGCGAGGCTCAGATTCAAGGGACGCGAATTTATGTTCGTTCTTATTCTGGTTACAATGATGCTTCCTTATCAAGTCACCATCATCCCGAGATTTCTACTGATGAAAGCCCTGGGATGGCTGGATACCTATTATCCATTCACTGTCACGGCCTTTTTTGGGGGTGCGTTTAATACCTTTCTCCTCAGACAGTATCTTATGACACTTCCCTCTGAACTGGATGAGGCTGCCAGGGTTGACGGATGCACGCCATTTCAGACTTATTGGAGGATCACCTTGCCCCTGGTCAAGCCAGCCCTGCTTACAGTGGGGATTTTTACGTTCATGGGCAGCTGGAATGATTTCTTCGGGCCATTGATCTACATCAGCAGTAGCGATAAATATACGTTACAGCTTGGCCTTGCATTCTTGAGGAATTATGGCGACGTGGAGATGGGACTCTTGATGGCAGCATCTGTGGTTGCAGTGTTGCCTATTCTTATAATATACTTCCTGGGGCAGAGCTATTTTGTAGAAGGAATAGCTCTGACGGGTTTGAAGGAATAG
- a CDS encoding sugar ABC transporter permease yields the protein MNKSPKTRGSLYRDHTIAAWIMLAPTVIGMVIFTFGAMVYSFYLGFTNYSLINIPKFIGFANYSRVLTSDIFQKSLVNVTYYVILSIPTSIAMALLIAMLMNMKIKGITLFRTIYFTPAVASTVVVAMIWGTVLNYRYGILNRLLSLIGVAPVDWLNTPQWTMPALALVAIWSGIGGNIIIYLAGLKGIPRTLYEAAIIDGAGSWAAFRHITIPMMTPTIFFSLTLGLIGGFQLFELPYVLTKGGPQYATITPVYQIYESGFTYFEMGRASAMAWIVFAVILVVTAINLRLSNRWVFYAGR from the coding sequence ATGAATAAGAGTCCAAAGACGCGAGGTTCGTTGTATCGCGATCATACCATAGCCGCATGGATAATGCTGGCGCCAACGGTCATCGGAATGGTGATATTCACCTTTGGCGCTATGGTTTATTCATTCTATCTCGGGTTTACAAATTATTCTCTCATAAACATTCCGAAATTCATTGGGTTCGCCAATTATAGCCGGGTGTTGACAAGTGATATTTTCCAAAAATCGTTAGTGAATGTGACCTACTATGTAATTCTATCCATCCCCACGTCGATTGCTATGGCACTTCTCATAGCCATGCTCATGAACATGAAAATCAAGGGAATCACACTATTTCGAACGATCTATTTTACCCCTGCAGTCGCATCTACAGTGGTAGTCGCAATGATATGGGGAACGGTCCTGAATTACCGCTATGGCATTTTGAATAGGCTACTTTCATTGATAGGCGTCGCGCCTGTTGATTGGCTCAATACGCCACAATGGACCATGCCAGCGCTTGCCCTTGTTGCCATTTGGAGTGGCATTGGAGGCAATATTATCATATATCTTGCCGGATTGAAAGGAATACCGCGCACCCTTTATGAGGCTGCCATAATCGATGGCGCCGGCAGTTGGGCGGCGTTCAGACATATAACTATTCCCATGATGACACCGACAATATTCTTTTCCCTCACCCTTGGACTCATTGGGGGGTTCCAGCTGTTTGAGCTTCCTTATGTGCTGACTAAGGGCGGACCGCAGTATGCCACCATTACACCCGTATACCAGATATATGAGAGCGGATTTACCTATTTTGAGATGGGGCGCGCATCGGCCATGGCATGGATAGTCTTTGCGGTGATTCTGGTGGTTACTGCAATAAACCTGCGCCTGAGCAATAGATGGGTTTTCTATGCCGGGCGCTGA
- a CDS encoding sugar ABC transporter substrate-binding protein, with protein sequence MSRRIWLAYGMAMLLIVALSSQIFAEKITLQVWDWGDIKSQERWNQYAEKYSAINPNVKIEAKVLDFGSYMQKLPVAIAGGTAPDIITTATETSNFVTVAKLGGFVDLKPFIEKDTEVSLDAWQPGAISSFTIDGKLYALPSGSNYPDMVWYNADLLDKAGLAYPTPKWTSDDFLTYATKLTKRDAGGKVTQWGLCMFDLTGVYRQWLWENGTSLFNSSITEFTGASPKAKEVFEKINHILFKSGAVPDAGVFEAAGVPSYEFFSTGKLGMDVWGHWVAPRFARMNKFRWAGVSVPLFKAGVQHMPALDVQGFGISAKSAHKKEAYEFIKWYITQSLSDLLKGPYGSNVVPAFIPVANSLDWLKSPPGIATNMIINNDVKIGRPNPATVKEWKAIDVFNQYAGTTIFSKSVDNVGKLLDEAKVKIEKWLKEYKD encoded by the coding sequence ATGTCTAGAAGAATCTGGTTGGCCTACGGAATGGCCATGCTTCTCATTGTTGCGCTATCTTCCCAGATTTTTGCTGAGAAAATCACCCTCCAGGTTTGGGACTGGGGCGACATCAAGAGTCAGGAACGCTGGAATCAGTATGCCGAGAAATATTCGGCAATCAACCCGAATGTTAAGATAGAGGCAAAGGTGCTTGATTTTGGAAGCTACATGCAGAAGCTGCCGGTGGCGATAGCTGGTGGCACTGCTCCTGATATCATCACCACCGCTACTGAGACCAGCAACTTTGTAACTGTGGCCAAGCTGGGCGGTTTCGTGGACCTTAAGCCATTCATCGAAAAAGATACTGAGGTTTCCCTTGATGCGTGGCAGCCGGGCGCCATAAGTTCGTTTACGATCGACGGAAAGCTCTATGCTTTGCCGAGTGGTTCCAACTATCCTGATATGGTATGGTACAATGCCGACCTCTTGGATAAGGCCGGGCTTGCATACCCGACCCCGAAATGGACCTCTGACGATTTCCTCACCTATGCGACGAAGCTTACCAAGAGGGACGCAGGCGGCAAGGTAACCCAATGGGGTCTGTGCATGTTCGACCTGACTGGCGTATATAGGCAGTGGCTGTGGGAAAACGGAACATCCTTGTTTAACTCTTCCATAACGGAATTTACCGGGGCCAGCCCCAAGGCAAAAGAAGTATTTGAGAAAATAAATCACATCCTGTTCAAATCTGGGGCAGTTCCAGATGCCGGGGTCTTTGAGGCCGCCGGAGTTCCCAGCTATGAATTCTTCTCAACCGGAAAGCTTGGCATGGATGTATGGGGACACTGGGTAGCGCCCAGGTTCGCCAGGATGAATAAATTCCGCTGGGCCGGAGTATCCGTGCCGCTGTTCAAGGCAGGCGTGCAGCATATGCCGGCCCTTGACGTGCAAGGCTTCGGTATTTCTGCGAAATCAGCGCATAAGAAGGAAGCCTATGAGTTCATCAAATGGTATATAACCCAGAGCCTGTCGGACCTCCTCAAAGGGCCATATGGGTCTAATGTAGTCCCAGCTTTCATTCCAGTGGCTAACAGCCTTGACTGGCTCAAGAGCCCTCCGGGGATCGCGACGAACATGATCATCAACAATGATGTCAAGATCGGGCGTCCCAATCCTGCGACCGTGAAGGAATGGAAGGCCATCGATGTTTTCAACCAGTACGCCGGGACCACTATTTTCAGCAAATCCGTGGATAATGTGGGGAAGCTGCTGGATGAAGCTAAGGTCAAGATTGAGAAGTGGCTGAAGGAATATAAGGATTAG
- the ypeB gene encoding germination protein YpeB: MKRNWQKIIMVAALAIALLWGLREYSLRRYMEVQAENQYQRAFQELAFHLDSLQTEIGKALVATSTLQRARAFSDVWRHAYSAQASIGQLPIGPAPLVATEKFLGKVGVFTYAIAQKEIEGKPVSLQEQKTLRDLEKQASYLSDRITRLRDDLDRKGIRWHQVGRALHVSTQVKPERQPPEPVNPVSKGLKMVEDGMKRFPEPDYSGTLPPEKVAPKALTGPMIGPDDAVRIARDFLGAERVSGMTIRVVSTVSTDPETYRVEVRPARGLPYRLIMLDVSRRGGKVLWMLDDKAPMATKISMDDAVALGLRFLESRGYRNMKAVFREKLDNIALITYAYVQNGIVIYPDQVKLRIALDNGSVLGVEATGYLTFHHTRTLPAPEVSSSQLAAKFSPEVEVVRVRPVVIMDDMGNEKLCYEFLIRLDGRVYLSYIDAVTGQEHKVQRMTIRGTEVV; the protein is encoded by the coding sequence ATGAAGCGCAATTGGCAAAAGATCATCATGGTAGCTGCATTGGCCATTGCCCTCTTGTGGGGGCTCAGAGAATATTCCTTAAGGCGTTATATGGAGGTCCAGGCAGAAAACCAATATCAACGCGCTTTTCAGGAACTCGCGTTTCACCTGGACAGCCTCCAGACCGAGATCGGAAAAGCGCTGGTGGCGACCTCGACGCTTCAGCGCGCTCGAGCATTCTCAGATGTATGGCGGCACGCATACTCTGCCCAGGCAAGTATAGGTCAACTTCCCATAGGACCTGCCCCTCTAGTTGCCACAGAGAAATTCTTGGGAAAAGTTGGGGTATTCACTTATGCGATAGCTCAAAAGGAGATAGAAGGCAAGCCGGTATCCCTTCAAGAACAAAAGACTCTCAGAGATCTTGAAAAACAGGCGAGCTATCTTAGCGATAGAATCACCAGATTGAGAGATGATCTGGATAGAAAGGGAATTAGATGGCACCAGGTGGGGCGGGCTTTACATGTTTCCACACAAGTGAAACCTGAGAGGCAACCTCCGGAGCCCGTTAATCCAGTTTCAAAAGGTCTGAAAATGGTAGAAGATGGAATGAAGCGATTCCCAGAACCTGATTACAGTGGGACTCTACCCCCAGAAAAGGTAGCCCCAAAGGCCCTGACAGGTCCTATGATAGGGCCTGACGACGCTGTGCGGATAGCGAGGGATTTCCTGGGCGCCGAGCGTGTCTCGGGAATGACAATCAGGGTGGTATCCACCGTCAGTACTGACCCCGAGACCTATAGGGTTGAGGTAAGGCCTGCCAGAGGCCTGCCCTACCGACTGATCATGCTAGATGTGTCTAGACGAGGCGGGAAGGTCCTATGGATGCTGGACGACAAGGCTCCGATGGCCACCAAGATCTCGATGGACGATGCAGTAGCTCTGGGGTTGAGATTTCTTGAATCACGTGGATATAGAAATATGAAGGCTGTCTTCCGCGAAAAGCTCGACAATATAGCATTGATTACCTATGCTTACGTCCAGAACGGGATTGTGATATATCCAGATCAGGTAAAACTTCGGATCGCTCTTGATAATGGCTCCGTACTGGGTGTCGAGGCCACAGGCTATCTGACATTCCATCATACAAGGACCCTTCCGGCTCCTGAAGTAAGTTCGTCGCAATTGGCCGCGAAATTCAGCCCTGAAGTGGAGGTCGTACGGGTCAGACCTGTGGTGATAATGGACGATATGGGCAATGAGAAATTATGCTATGAATTCCTCATAAGGCTCGATGGCAGGGTGTACCTCTCGTATATTGACGCCGTGACCGGGCAAGAACATAAGGTGCAGAGAATGACGATCAGGGGAACCGAGGTTGTCTGA
- a CDS encoding geranylgeranyl reductase family protein, producing MDIWDLVVIGAGPAGSSAARVAANLGLRVLLIDKARFPRDKRCAGGVSRKALAAIPEPLPGNVIEREITSLILGGPGDFLIQESTGAPIAVTVRRSVFDSFLVDLAIGAGAEFRDNTEVLDLDEHEGFVSISLGNVPRAAENVRASFVIGADGAQGKVAALSGIRRKWRRIELGVGLYIETTLGKAPPEAMHLYCLPELPCSFGWMFPYRDSANVGIGTWGPFSSRIPPVFHSFLERLKTKWGIRNLSQCRKRYILPAGGFTRRIAKSRILLAGDAAGMVDPFSGEGIYYAIKSGAMAAETVARAIRSYAHPADIAMGYQRLCYSHFIKEFRLSAIRAFTSGYKNKIGFWFLRHDPRIAKRLIDIITGGT from the coding sequence ATGGACATTTGGGATCTAGTGGTGATCGGCGCCGGGCCGGCAGGCAGCTCAGCCGCCAGGGTGGCAGCTAATTTGGGACTCCGCGTTCTGCTCATAGATAAAGCGAGGTTCCCGCGCGATAAACGCTGTGCTGGCGGAGTGTCCCGGAAGGCACTGGCCGCAATCCCGGAGCCTCTTCCGGGCAATGTGATAGAAAGAGAGATCACAAGCCTCATCCTGGGCGGCCCGGGCGATTTCCTGATACAAGAATCGACCGGCGCCCCGATCGCTGTAACTGTGCGTAGAAGTGTCTTCGACTCATTTCTTGTTGACCTCGCCATTGGCGCGGGGGCCGAGTTCAGGGATAATACTGAGGTTCTGGACCTGGATGAACATGAAGGGTTTGTCTCGATCAGTCTAGGAAATGTCCCGAGAGCTGCAGAAAATGTAAGAGCTTCTTTTGTCATTGGCGCAGACGGAGCTCAGGGAAAGGTTGCAGCACTGTCAGGGATCCGGAGGAAATGGCGAAGAATCGAATTGGGTGTCGGCCTTTACATAGAGACGACCCTGGGCAAGGCCCCGCCGGAGGCTATGCACCTTTATTGCCTTCCAGAATTACCATGTTCCTTTGGGTGGATGTTCCCATATCGCGATAGTGCCAACGTGGGCATTGGGACATGGGGACCTTTCTCATCGCGCATACCCCCGGTCTTTCATTCCTTTCTCGAAAGATTGAAGACAAAGTGGGGCATAAGGAATTTATCACAATGCCGGAAAAGATATATACTACCCGCCGGCGGATTCACCCGGAGAATCGCGAAGTCCAGAATACTATTGGCTGGCGATGCCGCCGGGATGGTTGACCCCTTTTCCGGGGAAGGGATATATTATGCCATCAAGAGCGGGGCGATGGCCGCGGAGACCGTTGCCAGGGCCATTCGATCTTACGCCCATCCCGCGGACATCGCCATGGGGTACCAGCGCCTCTGTTACTCCCACTTTATAAAGGAATTCCGTCTCTCGGCAATAAGGGCATTCACCTCTGGCTACAAGAATAAAATAGGTTTCTGGTTTCTCCGCCACGACCCCAGGATCGCGAAGCGCCTTATTGATATCATTACCGGGGGAACGTAA